In Juglans microcarpa x Juglans regia isolate MS1-56 chromosome 4S, Jm3101_v1.0, whole genome shotgun sequence, a single window of DNA contains:
- the LOC121263173 gene encoding uncharacterized protein LOC121263173: MKMGNQVGRPTLYATNFAPVSLSYATSALLFWILFIGDMDPRTCLPWLLLSWPPWPLIPTQAHHPWFPASQLPPQQAETTVEPYATAETARQRENNAVEVENPVLASLSSPAQSMDKLESEIHCLQSRLGLLRSILHNAKLEAGGHEPHTEQN, from the exons ATGAAAATGGGCAACCAAGTTGGGCGCCCGACATTGTATGCGACTAATTTTGCTCCTGTGTCTTTGTCATATGCCACTTCGGCGTTgctgttttggattttgtttataGGGGACATGGATCCACGTACGTGTTTGCCCTGGTTGCTTTTGTCTTGGCCACCTTGGCCCTTGATCCCTACCCAAGCACATCATCCATGGTTTCCAGCAAGTCAGTTGCCTCCTCAGCAAGCAGAGACTACTGTCGAACCATATGCGACGGCCGAAACTGCTCGACAGCGTGAAAACAATGCAGTTGAGGTCGAAAATCCGGTCTTAGCCTCTTTGTCATCTCCAGCCCAAAGTATGGACAAGCTTGAGAGCGAGATTCATTGCCTTCAATCTCGCTTGGGGTTGCTTAG GAGTATTCTGCACAATGCTAAGCTGGAGGCAGGAGGTCATGAACCACATACGGAACAGAACTAA
- the LOC121262981 gene encoding 26S proteasome regulatory subunit 10B homolog A: MSDAEEATRRRNAVAEYRKKLLQQKEFESRIRSVRENLRASKKEFNKTEDDLKSLQSVGQIIGEVLRPLDNERLIVKASSGPRYVVGCRSKVDKKKLTAGTRVVLDMTTLTIMRALPREVDPVVYNMLHEDPGNVSYSAVGGLSDQIRELRESIELPLMNPELFLRVGIKPPKGVLLYGPPGTGKTLLARAIASNIDANFLKVVSSAIIDKYIGESARLIREMFGYARDHQPCIIFMDEIDAIGGRRFSEGTSADREIQRTLMELLNQLDGFDQLGKVKMIMATNRPDVLDPALLRPGRLDRKIEIPLPNEQSRTEILKIHAAGIAKHGEIDYEAVVKLAEGFNGADLRNVCTEAGMSAIRAERDYVIHEDFMKAVRKLNEAKKLESTAHYSSDFGKE; encoded by the exons ATGAGCGACGCGGAGGAGGCTACAAGACGTCGTAATGCGGTGGCAGAGTACCGTAAGAAACTCCTCCAGCAAAAAGAATTCGAATCTCGAATACGATCCG TGAGGGAGAATTTGCGAGCTTCGAAGAAAGAGTTCAACAAAACAGAAGATGACTTGAAGTCGCTTCAAAGTGTTGGGCAGATCATTGGAGAAGTTCTCAGGCCTCTTGACAATGAACGCT TGATTGTTAAGGCAAGCAGCGGCCCCAGATATGTGGTTGGCTGCCGTAGTAAGGTGGATAAGAAAAAACTGACTGCAGGAACAAGAGTGGTTCTTGATATGACAACACTCACTATCATGCGGGCTCTTCCACGTGAA GTTGATCCAGTTGTTTATAACATGCTGCATGAGGATCCTGGTAATGTTAGTTACTCTGCTGTAGGCGGTTTATCTGATCAGATCAGAGAATTGAGAGAATCTATTGAGCTACCTCTCATGAATCCAGAGCTCTTCCTTAGAGTTGGCATCAAACCTCCCAAG GGTGTTCTTCTTTATGGACCTCCTGGTACTGGCAAGACATTGTTAGCTAGAGCTATTGCAAGTAACATAGATGCAAACTTCTTAAAG GTTGTTTCAAGTGCCattattgataaatacattGGGGAAAGTGCACGGTTGATACGAGAAATGTTTGGCTATGCTCGTGATCACCAG CCCTGCATCATTTTTATGGATGAGATTGATGCCATTGGTGGGCGCCGTTTCAGTGAGGGAACAAGTGCTGACCGTGAGATTCAAAGAACACTAATGGAGTTACTTAATCAGCTTGATGGATTTGATCAGCTTGGGAAG gttaaaatGATAATGGCAACAAACCGTCCTGATGTTCTTGATCCAGCACTTCTCCGCCCAGGGCGGCTGGACAGAAAAATAGAGATTCCATTGCCGAATGAGCAGTCCAGAACGGAAATCCTTAAGATTCATGCTGCTGGAATTGCCAAACATGGTGAAATCGACTATGAAGCTGTTGTAAAGCTTGCAGAG GGTTTTAATGGGGCCGATCTTCGAAACGTTTGTACTGAAGCTGGAATGTCAGCTATCCGTGCCGAACGTGATTACGTAATCCATGAAGATTTCATGAAG GCTGTGCGGAAACTGAACGAAGCAAAGAAACTTGAATCTACTGCCCACTACAGTTCTGATTTTGGGAAAGAGTAG
- the LOC121263165 gene encoding bZIP transcription factor 44-like produces MASTSGNSSASAPTQNSGSEGDVQLLMDQRKRKRMQSNRESARRSRMRKQKQLNDLTGQVAQLSKDNNQILTSITITTQLYINIEAQNSILRAQVVELSQRLDSLNEILNFINTSGNVYEPDQTLHASLDNSFMNPMNLLHLNQSIRAASADMFQYEY; encoded by the coding sequence ATGGCTTCCACCAGTGGAAACTCCTCAGCGTCTGCGCCAACCCAGAACTCTGGATCTGAAGGGGACGTGCAGCTTTTGATGGAccagagaaaaaggaaaagaatgcaATCGAATCGGGAATCTGCGAGGCGGTCTCGGATGAGAAAACAGAAGCAGTTGAATGATCTGACGGGCCAAGTGGCACAGCTCAGTAAAGACAACAACCAAATCCTCACGAGCATCACCATCACCACCCAGCTCTACATAAATATCGAGGCCCAGAATTCAATCCTGAGGGCTCAGGTGGTGGAGCTGAGCCAAAGATTAGATTCTCTGAATGAGATCCTTAATTTCATCAACACCAGCGGCAACGTGTACGAGCCAGATCAGACCCTTCACGCAAGCCTTGATAACAGCTTCATGAACCCCATGAACTTGCTCCATCTCAACCAATCCATCAGGGCTGCTTCTGCAGACATGTTTCAATACGAATATTAA
- the LOC121262956 gene encoding uncharacterized protein LOC121262956 isoform X2 — MELKGSLGSERGNLSDGGSLMENFGTPTSLKSPVHEGVDVNLMTPHSDVSAASIFSAEVKSIAESPEIADSAVPNLSILSMISAFSAPSVDYLPTQSYPVLPNATPSRRARRSPGYQLLRQVSDSRFLRSKSPNNNSISEGRPSFVLSTGSNDLATGSQFGSSDGWSIRTFSELVASSQRERWSFDSEHFGSGRCKISGSSSRFSYSPSVELHYCGVCSKLLTERSSWSSRCNEVPVASVLVCGHAYHAECLETITVEADRYDPSCPICMVGEKEVSKMSKAESKSKNHKKSKNRVVDSYLDGDFDVFDRQKDSEHQGKVPKMGSSSSTRSSFAKPFLRRHFSIGSKWSRSLSESDSARKKGFWARYRKD; from the exons ATGGAGCTAAAGGGATCTTTAGGTTCTGAAAGAGGTAATTTGTCTGATGGGGGAAGCCTTATGGAGAATTTTGGAACACCCACCTCTCTGAAGTCTCCAGTCCATGAGGGAGTGGATGTGAATCTGATGACTCCACATTCAG ATGTGTCCGCAGCAAGCATTTTTTCTGCAGAG GTGAAGAGCATAGCAGAATCGCCAGAAATTGCAGATTCAGCTGTGCCAAATCTTTCTATTTTATCCATGATTTCAGCTTTTTCAGCACCGTCTGTTGATTACCTGCCTACCCAGTCTTATCCAGTTCTTCCTAATGCAACCCCATCAAGACGAGCCCGTCGTTCGCCAGGATACCAGCTGTTGAGACAGGTCTCTGATAGTCGGTTTTTGCGATCGAAATCACCAAATAACAACTCAATATCTGAAGGAAGACCATCTTTTGTACTCTCCACTGGCAGCAATGACTTAGCCACAGGATCTCAATTTGGATCTTCTGATGGTTGGTCTATCCGCACCTTTTCTGAACTTGTGGCCTCTTCACAAAGAGAGAGGTGGTCTTTTGACAGTGAACACTTTGGCTCTGGCCGTTGCAAGATAAGTGGATCTAGCAGCAGGTTCTCATATTCGCCCTCTGTAGAATTACATTATTGTGGGGTCTGCTCAAAGCTCCTAACAGAGAGATCTTCATGGAGTAGCCGTTGCAATGAGGTCCCAGTGGCTTCTGTGTTGGTCTGTGGGCATGCTTACCATGCTGAGTGCCTGGAGACTATAACAGTAGAGGCTGACCGGTATGACCCATCTTGCCCAATTTGTATGGTTGGAGAGAAGGAAGTCTCAAAGATGTCCAAAGCAGAGTCAAAGTCCAAGAACCATAAGAAATCCAAAAACCGGGTAGTGGATAGTTACCTCGATGgtgattttgatgtttttgatCGCCAAAAAGATTCTGAACATCAAGGAAAAGTTCCCAAGATGGGATCCAGTTCCAGCACTAGGAGCTCCTTTGCCAAGCCATTCTTGAGGAGGCACTTCTCTATTGGGTCCAAATGGAGTAGGTCCCTGTCAGAGAGCGACTCTGCCAGGAAGAAGGGTTTTTGGGCAAGGTATCGCAAAGATTAA
- the LOC121263117 gene encoding protein TIC 20-I, chloroplastic-like: MMVNGCTMPCGRDFMNSRVCKPTIARGSFSTCIPCLPAMATLPSLSSRGSRQEGKPLFHLSAASIPLLSGDRGSLLRAIPLLPRRLRHHMTPRASKDVPYSFRYPPMTKKPRWWWRALACLPYLMPLHETWMYAETAYHLHPFLEDFEFLTYPFLGAIGSLPSWFLMAYFFVAYLGVVRRKEWPHFFRFHVVMGMLLEIALQVIGTVSRWMPLAVYWGKVGMHFWTAVAFAYLFTVLECIRCALAGMYADIPFVCDAAYIQIPYD; the protein is encoded by the exons ATGATGGTAAATGGATGCACTATGCCCTGTGGGCGTGATTTTATGAATTCCAGGGTGTGTAAACCCACCATAGCCCGTGGCTCATTTTCCACATGCATTCCTTGTTTGCCTGCTATGGCCACATTGCCAAGCTTGAGTTCACGGGGATCTCGCCAGGAGG GTAAGCCACTCTTTCACCTGTCGGCTGCCTCAATCCCACTTTTAAGTGGGGATCGGGGTAGCCTTCTACGTGCAATCCCCTTGTTACCAAGGCGACTCAGACATCATATGACTCCTCGAGCATCCAAGGATGTTCCATACAGTTTCCGCTACCCTCCAATGACCAAGAAGCCAAGATGGTGGTGGAGGGCATTGGCATGCCTCCCCTATTTAATGCCACTTCATGAGACATGGATGTATGCTGAGACGGCATATCACCTGCACCCCTTCCTGGAAGACTTTGAATTCTTAACATACCCATTTCTCGGAGCCATTGGGAGTCTGCCGAGCTGGTTCTTGATGGCATATTTTTTTGTAGCATATCTTGGAGTGGTGAGAAGAAAGGAATGGCCTCACTTCTTTCGATTTCATGTGGTAATGGGCATGTTGTTGGAGATTGCCCTTCAGGTGATAGGAACTGTAAGCCGTTGGATGCCGCTTGCTGTCTACTGGGGTAAAGTGGGGATGCACTTCTGGACAGCTGTGGCATTTGCGTACCTTTTCACTGTATTGGAATGCATACGTTGTGCTCTTGCCGGTATGTATGCTGACATCCCTTTTGTATGTGATGCTGCTTATATTCAAATTCCATATGATTAA
- the LOC121262956 gene encoding uncharacterized protein LOC121262956 isoform X1 — MGSACCVAARDQTIPHRAGGEALHRNSIDSPSWSFRWDGGRVAGKIENPSYQVSHGISRNVSMELKGSLGSERGNLSDGGSLMENFGTPTSLKSPVHEGVDVNLMTPHSDVSAASIFSAEVKSIAESPEIADSAVPNLSILSMISAFSAPSVDYLPTQSYPVLPNATPSRRARRSPGYQLLRQVSDSRFLRSKSPNNNSISEGRPSFVLSTGSNDLATGSQFGSSDGWSIRTFSELVASSQRERWSFDSEHFGSGRCKISGSSSRFSYSPSVELHYCGVCSKLLTERSSWSSRCNEVPVASVLVCGHAYHAECLETITVEADRYDPSCPICMVGEKEVSKMSKAESKSKNHKKSKNRVVDSYLDGDFDVFDRQKDSEHQGKVPKMGSSSSTRSSFAKPFLRRHFSIGSKWSRSLSESDSARKKGFWARYRKD; from the exons ATGGGTTCAGCTTGTTGTGTTGCCGCAAGGGATCAAACTATACCCCACAGAGCTGGAGGTGAAGCTCTGCATAGGAATTCCATAGATTCACCATCATGGAGCTTCCGGTGGGATGGAGGGCGTGTGGCTGGCAAAATTGAgaatccatcatatcaggtgtCCCATGGAATCAGCAGGAATGTAAGCATGGAGCTAAAGGGATCTTTAGGTTCTGAAAGAGGTAATTTGTCTGATGGGGGAAGCCTTATGGAGAATTTTGGAACACCCACCTCTCTGAAGTCTCCAGTCCATGAGGGAGTGGATGTGAATCTGATGACTCCACATTCAG ATGTGTCCGCAGCAAGCATTTTTTCTGCAGAG GTGAAGAGCATAGCAGAATCGCCAGAAATTGCAGATTCAGCTGTGCCAAATCTTTCTATTTTATCCATGATTTCAGCTTTTTCAGCACCGTCTGTTGATTACCTGCCTACCCAGTCTTATCCAGTTCTTCCTAATGCAACCCCATCAAGACGAGCCCGTCGTTCGCCAGGATACCAGCTGTTGAGACAGGTCTCTGATAGTCGGTTTTTGCGATCGAAATCACCAAATAACAACTCAATATCTGAAGGAAGACCATCTTTTGTACTCTCCACTGGCAGCAATGACTTAGCCACAGGATCTCAATTTGGATCTTCTGATGGTTGGTCTATCCGCACCTTTTCTGAACTTGTGGCCTCTTCACAAAGAGAGAGGTGGTCTTTTGACAGTGAACACTTTGGCTCTGGCCGTTGCAAGATAAGTGGATCTAGCAGCAGGTTCTCATATTCGCCCTCTGTAGAATTACATTATTGTGGGGTCTGCTCAAAGCTCCTAACAGAGAGATCTTCATGGAGTAGCCGTTGCAATGAGGTCCCAGTGGCTTCTGTGTTGGTCTGTGGGCATGCTTACCATGCTGAGTGCCTGGAGACTATAACAGTAGAGGCTGACCGGTATGACCCATCTTGCCCAATTTGTATGGTTGGAGAGAAGGAAGTCTCAAAGATGTCCAAAGCAGAGTCAAAGTCCAAGAACCATAAGAAATCCAAAAACCGGGTAGTGGATAGTTACCTCGATGgtgattttgatgtttttgatCGCCAAAAAGATTCTGAACATCAAGGAAAAGTTCCCAAGATGGGATCCAGTTCCAGCACTAGGAGCTCCTTTGCCAAGCCATTCTTGAGGAGGCACTTCTCTATTGGGTCCAAATGGAGTAGGTCCCTGTCAGAGAGCGACTCTGCCAGGAAGAAGGGTTTTTGGGCAAGGTATCGCAAAGATTAA